CGCTCCAGCTCCTCGCGGTAGCGGCGGTAGAGGCCGGCCAGAAGCTCCGCCGGCAGAGGGGGCTCGCGGCCGGCCTCCGCGCGGGCCTCCCGCAGGAGCCGCTCCAGCTCCGGTGGCTCCGCGCCCGCCTGCTCCAGCTCCAGGAAGAGCCCGCCCAGGGCCACCGCCAGGTGCGGGCGATCCCCGTGCCCGGCCAGCGGCCCGGCCTCACCCGCCGCCTCCAGCTCGCGGACCAGTCGCCCCACCAGCCAGGCCCGCGCCGCCTCGTCGAGCGGCCGGAGCGCCCGGCCCTCCACCGCCAGCACGCGCCCGGCCAGCTCGTGCAGGGTGGCCAGACGCCCGCGCAGAAAGAGCGGCGGCCTCTCGGCCCACTCCCGCTCCGCCTCCCGCCGCAGCGCGGCGGTGGCGGCCAGCCAGAGCCACTGGCCCGCGGGCGGCTCGGAGGCCATGCGCGCCAGGAGCCAGCCGACCGCCCGGCGGCGATCCCCCGGCCGGAGGGCGGGGAAGAGATGCCAGGCCATACGCACATCACCTCCAGCCCGCCAGCAGTGCTTCGCGACGCGCAGGCGCCCCCCTCTCGCCAGGTGGTGCTAGGATCGGTGCATAGGCGGGGGTGGGGTGCGCGCGTGAAGGGCTGGCCGGAGGCCTACGTCCGCTTCGTCGAGCTCTTCAATCAGGGCCGTTACTTCGAGAGCCACGAGGTGCTCGAGAAGCTCTGGCTCCGCGCCGGGCGGGACCGCTTCTACCAGGCGCTGATCATCCTGGCGGCCGCCCACGTCCACGCCGGCCGCGGCAACTTACGGGGCTTCCGCAGGCACCTGGAACAGGCGGCGGCCATGCTGGAGGGCTATCCGCCCCGTTTCCGGGGGCTCGACGTGGACGGGCTGCGGGGCTGGATTCGGCGCACGCTGGAGCGCTTCGGGGCCGCGCCCGAAGCGCTGCCGGAGGCCGCGGCCGCGCCCCCGACGCTGGAGCTCTCCCCTCCGGGCAGCGCGGCGGAGGTGCAAGAGGGGGAATCGCCGTGAAACTTTCGCTGCCTTCCTATGGGGCGCCCGACGAGGTGCGGGAGCGGATCTTCCGGAGTGCGACCCGCCTCTTCGCCCAGCACGGCTTTGCGGGCGTCTCCGTGCGCGCCATCGCCGAGGCGGCCAACACCACCAAGCCGATGATCTACTACTACTTCGGAAACAAGGAGCAGCTCTACCGGACGGTGGTCACCGAGCACCTGGAGCGGTTGGCCCAGGCGACGGAGGCGGCCCTGGCGCGAGCGCGTACGCTGGAGACGGGCATCCGGCGCTTCGTCGTCGTCTACCTGCGCTATTTCACAGGCTACGGGCCTTCCATGCAGATCGTGGCGCGGGAGATGTTCGGCTTCGGGGAACAGCCGCTCCGGGAGGTCCGGCTCCTCTACTTCGGCCGTCTCGTAGGCACGTTGAGCGGTTTCGTGCAGCGCTTCCTGCCGCGCGCGCCGGCGCGGGAGGCGCGCGCCGGCGCGCTGACCATCCTGGGCATCGTCAATATCTTCCTGGTCCAGCGGCTGGTGGAGAGCCAGGGCCACCTGGATGTGCGGCGTGTGCTCGAGCAGGTTCTCCGGGTCTACCTGCCCGCCTTCGGGGTACGCTCCGGCTCCTGGCCCGGGCTCCCGGCGGGGGCGCCGGCCGATCCGCTGGCGGGCGCGGGAGCCGCGGTGGAGACCAGATAGCGGGCCGCCTCCCGCCCCAGCATCCCGGGCCGCAGGCCGGCCGCCATGGCCTCGCGGGTGACCGACTCCAGCGGCGCCTCGAGGAGTTCGGAGACGGTGCGCACGCCCACGGCGCGGCCGGCCAGGATGCGCCGCCCGGCCAGACGGTCGTCGAGCAACGCCACGTCCAAGGCGCCGCACATCAGGTAGCCGCGGTCTCCCGCCAGCACGGCCAGGTGGGTGCGGGGGAGCTCGATCTCGATGCCGGTGAGGCCGACGCCGTCGATCACGACGGGAAAGAGCCTGACCACGACGCTCCACCTCCGGTCCCGGGGGCTGCCTTCCCCCGCGGGCCGGTATATTCGCCGCCTGCCGGTGCGGTGAGCGAAGGCGGTGGTGGCATGGCCGCGCATGTCGTCCTGCTCTTCGTAGACGGCGTCGGCGTCCCCGCCGAGGCGCAGGACAGCCCGCTGGCCGACCCGGCCCTGCCCACGTGGCGGCTGCTGGGCGGCGACGCGCCGCCGTCCGGGCGCCGACCGCGTCCGGGATCGCTGGCGACGCTGGTCCCGGTGGACGCGGGCCTGGGCGTGCCGGGTCTGCCCCAGAGCGCCACCGGCCAGACCACCATCCTCACCGGTGTCAACGCCGCGGCACGCCTGGGCCACCACCGCGGCGGCCAGCCGACGCCCACGCTGATCCGCCTCCTGCGCGCCGACAACCTCTTTCTGCGCCTGCGTGCCGCGGGCCGGAGCGTGGCCTGGGCCAACGCCCACCCCGCCGACTACGAGGCGTGGTTCGAGC
This window of the Bacillota bacterium genome carries:
- a CDS encoding TetR/AcrR family transcriptional regulator, which encodes MKLSLPSYGAPDEVRERIFRSATRLFAQHGFAGVSVRAIAEAANTTKPMIYYYFGNKEQLYRTVVTEHLERLAQATEAALARARTLETGIRRFVVVYLRYFTGYGPSMQIVAREMFGFGEQPLREVRLLYFGRLVGTLSGFVQRFLPRAPAREARAGALTILGIVNIFLVQRLVESQGHLDVRRVLEQVLRVYLPAFGVRSGSWPGLPAGAPADPLAGAGAAVETR
- a CDS encoding DUF309 domain-containing protein is translated as MKGWPEAYVRFVELFNQGRYFESHEVLEKLWLRAGRDRFYQALIILAAAHVHAGRGNLRGFRRHLEQAAAMLEGYPPRFRGLDVDGLRGWIRRTLERFGAAPEALPEAAAAPPTLELSPPGSAAEVQEGESP
- a CDS encoding DUF1805 domain-containing protein, giving the protein MVRLFPVVIDGVGLTGIEIELPRTHLAVLAGDRGYLMCGALDVALLDDRLAGRRILAGRAVGVRTVSELLEAPLESVTREAMAAGLRPGMLGREAARYLVSTAAPAPASGSAGAPAGSPGQEPERTPKAGR